In Haloarcula salinisoli, one genomic interval encodes:
- a CDS encoding proton-conducting membrane transporter has product MTNRPRLNTEGSLVAGLAAVALFVVLAVVFLTASFPAPAGFPDGAAITKSLGAAMFDIAPGQLMDDGEAAIPGEGFLVAFLLIGVLLDAALDGAVMLAKREEAGENVGLDSGADEPADAVAADGGTSPADGGEE; this is encoded by the coding sequence ATGACGAACCGACCCCGACTCAACACCGAGGGGAGCCTGGTCGCCGGACTCGCCGCCGTGGCGCTGTTCGTCGTCCTCGCGGTCGTGTTCCTGACCGCCTCCTTCCCCGCGCCGGCGGGTTTTCCAGACGGGGCCGCGATAACGAAAAGCCTGGGCGCGGCGATGTTCGACATCGCACCGGGCCAGCTCATGGACGACGGTGAGGCGGCCATCCCCGGTGAGGGGTTCCTGGTCGCGTTCCTCCTTATCGGCGTCCTCCTCGATGCCGCACTGGACGGTGCGGTGATGCTCGCAAAGCGCGAGGAAGCCGGTGAAAACGTCGGTCTCGACTCCGGTGCGGACGAGCCAGCGGACGCCGTCGCCGCCGATGGCGGTACCTCCCCGGCAGACGGAGGTGAGGAGTGA
- a CDS encoding NADH-quinone oxidoreductase subunit D, with amino-acid sequence MSLEKPSTPTEIGVTDDGLDYDALADLLGGHVIDRETHVNAEGFVVRPDEVQDVLSTLKTEAGFDHCACVTAQEYDDRYESIYHLRKYDDPTQELSIVVPSPKDDPHNQSGARVYETADWHEREAYDLVGIDYDDHPDLRRILLPDTWQGHPLGQDYNQSQPQIVSLREHANPLQDDHRSEDDPDTMFVNIGPHHPATHGVLHVKTVLDGEQIADIDPDIGYLHRCEEQMCQQGTYRHQIMPYPDRWDYVSAGILNEWAYARAAEDLAEIEVPEYAQVIRTMSAELCRIAAHMLALGTFALDVFGDFTAVFQYAFRDREVVQNILEDLTGQRLMFNYLRLGGVAWDLPEPREEFFEKVRDFLDELPYKLEEYHDLITGNEIFQMRCVDTGVLSEEKVKSYGATGPVARGSGVDYDLRRDDPYGYYDELDWNVVTETGGDNFSRVLVRMREVEESARIIEQCVDLLEQWPEDDREIQANVPRTLRPDPDREIYRAVEAAKGELGIYIRSDGTDKPARFKIRSPCFSNLQTLPEMSQGEYIPDMIASLGSLDIVLGEVDR; translated from the coding sequence ATGAGCTTAGAGAAACCCTCCACACCGACTGAAATCGGCGTCACCGACGACGGGCTGGACTACGACGCGCTGGCGGACCTGCTGGGCGGTCACGTGATAGACCGCGAAACCCACGTCAACGCCGAGGGCTTTGTCGTCCGACCCGACGAAGTACAGGACGTCCTCTCGACGCTGAAGACCGAGGCTGGCTTCGACCACTGTGCCTGTGTCACGGCCCAGGAGTACGACGACCGCTACGAGTCTATCTACCACCTGCGGAAGTACGACGACCCGACACAGGAACTGTCCATCGTCGTCCCCTCGCCCAAAGATGACCCGCACAATCAGTCGGGCGCCCGCGTCTACGAGACCGCCGACTGGCACGAGCGCGAGGCCTACGACCTGGTCGGCATCGACTACGACGACCACCCGGACCTCCGCCGTATCCTGCTGCCCGACACCTGGCAGGGCCACCCGCTCGGTCAGGACTACAACCAGAGCCAGCCCCAGATTGTCTCGCTGCGAGAGCACGCGAACCCGCTGCAGGACGACCACCGAAGTGAGGACGACCCGGACACGATGTTCGTCAACATCGGCCCCCACCACCCGGCCACGCACGGCGTCCTCCACGTGAAGACGGTGCTGGACGGCGAACAGATTGCCGACATCGACCCGGACATCGGCTACCTGCACCGCTGTGAGGAACAGATGTGCCAGCAGGGGACCTACCGGCACCAGATTATGCCCTACCCCGACCGCTGGGATTACGTCTCCGCGGGTATCCTCAACGAGTGGGCCTACGCGCGTGCGGCCGAGGACCTCGCGGAGATAGAGGTCCCAGAGTACGCCCAGGTCATCCGGACGATGTCCGCCGAGCTGTGTCGCATCGCGGCGCATATGCTCGCGCTCGGGACGTTCGCGCTGGACGTCTTCGGCGACTTCACCGCCGTCTTCCAGTACGCGTTCCGGGACCGAGAAGTCGTCCAGAACATCCTCGAAGACCTCACCGGTCAGCGGCTTATGTTCAACTACCTCCGGCTGGGTGGCGTGGCCTGGGACCTGCCCGAGCCCCGCGAGGAGTTCTTCGAGAAGGTCCGTGACTTCCTCGACGAGCTTCCCTACAAGCTGGAGGAGTACCACGACCTCATCACCGGCAACGAAATCTTCCAGATGCGGTGTGTGGACACCGGCGTCCTCTCGGAGGAGAAGGTCAAGTCGTACGGGGCGACCGGCCCCGTCGCCCGCGGCTCGGGCGTCGACTACGACCTCCGTCGGGACGACCCCTATGGCTACTACGACGAACTGGACTGGAACGTCGTCACGGAGACCGGCGGCGACAACTTCAGCCGCGTCCTCGTGCGGATGCGCGAGGTCGAGGAGTCGGCCCGCATCATCGAGCAGTGTGTCGACCTGCTCGAACAGTGGCCCGAGGACGACCGGGAGATTCAGGCTAACGTCCCCCGGACGCTGCGCCCGGACCCGGACCGAGAGATTTACCGCGCCGTCGAGGCCGCGAAAGGCGAACTCGGCATCTACATCCGCTCGGACGGTACAGACAAGCCGGCCCGGTTCAAGATTCGCAGTCCGTGTTTCTCGAACCTGCAGACGCTGCCCGAGATGTCCCAGGGCGAGTACATCCCTGACATGATTGCCTCGCTGGGCAGCCTCGACATCGTGCTCGGGGAGGTGGACCGCTGA
- a CDS encoding complex I subunit 4 family protein — MLVETLLLVTLLGAGIVMLAPDRVAGKLAAGISVIPVALTTYMYYVFLTDYNGAGNALLSPGEVAFGTQVPWLNLGEYTVQYYVGLDGVSMPLLALTTILTTLAIVSAWTPIDERQSQFYGLMLLMEVSLIGVFTALDFFLWFVFWEGVLIPMYFLIGVWGGPRRKYAAIKFFVYTNVASLVMFAGLFALVFATDVTTLSLPAMATAFRTATGLPTIAGYSLATISFVLMFIGFAVKVPVFPLHTWLPDAHVEAPTPVSVMLAGVLLKMGTYALLRFNFTMLEATARQLAVPLAIVGVVSVIYGAMLALAQRDLKRIVAYSSISSMGYVILGLVAFTPLGMGGATFQMVAHGLISGLMFMTVGVIYNTTHTRMVGDMSGLADRMPWTAGIFVAAAFGYMGLPLMAGFAAEFFIFQGAFNAATLGASAPVLTSLAMFGIVIVAGYLLWAMQRTLFGSFTLETDYEVGRAAFHDVAPLAVLLLLVIALGVAPDLSLDMIQHAVAPLTGGGA, encoded by the coding sequence ATGCTGGTCGAGACGCTCCTGCTGGTGACGCTGCTCGGTGCGGGTATCGTCATGCTCGCGCCCGACCGCGTCGCCGGGAAGCTCGCGGCCGGCATCAGCGTGATTCCGGTCGCGCTGACGACCTACATGTACTACGTGTTCCTGACCGACTACAACGGCGCCGGGAACGCCTTGCTCTCGCCCGGTGAGGTCGCCTTCGGGACGCAGGTCCCGTGGCTCAACCTGGGCGAGTACACCGTCCAGTACTACGTCGGTCTGGACGGTGTCAGTATGCCACTGCTCGCACTGACGACCATCCTGACCACCCTGGCCATCGTCTCGGCCTGGACGCCAATCGACGAGCGCCAGTCCCAGTTCTACGGGCTCATGCTCCTGATGGAAGTGAGTCTCATCGGTGTCTTCACCGCGCTGGATTTCTTCCTCTGGTTCGTCTTCTGGGAGGGCGTGCTCATCCCGATGTACTTCCTCATCGGCGTGTGGGGCGGTCCGCGCCGGAAGTACGCCGCCATCAAGTTCTTCGTCTACACGAACGTCGCCTCGCTGGTGATGTTCGCGGGCCTGTTCGCGCTCGTGTTCGCGACGGACGTCACGACGCTGTCCCTGCCCGCGATGGCGACGGCGTTCCGCACGGCGACCGGTCTGCCGACCATCGCCGGCTACAGCCTGGCGACGATATCGTTCGTCCTGATGTTCATCGGCTTCGCGGTGAAGGTGCCCGTCTTCCCGCTGCACACGTGGCTGCCCGACGCCCACGTCGAGGCGCCGACGCCGGTGTCGGTGATGCTGGCCGGTGTCCTCCTGAAGATGGGGACCTACGCACTGTTGCGGTTCAACTTCACGATGCTCGAAGCGACGGCCCGCCAGCTCGCGGTCCCGCTGGCCATCGTCGGCGTCGTCTCGGTCATCTACGGCGCAATGTTGGCCCTGGCCCAGCGTGACCTCAAGCGCATCGTCGCCTACTCCTCTATCTCGTCGATGGGATATGTCATCCTGGGGCTGGTCGCTTTCACTCCACTCGGGATGGGCGGTGCGACCTTCCAGATGGTCGCTCACGGGCTCATCTCCGGGCTGATGTTCATGACGGTCGGCGTCATCTACAACACGACCCACACGCGCATGGTGGGCGATATGTCCGGGCTCGCCGACCGGATGCCGTGGACGGCCGGTATCTTCGTCGCGGCGGCCTTTGGCTACATGGGCCTGCCGCTGATGGCCGGCTTCGCCGCCGAGTTCTTCATCTTCCAGGGCGCGTTCAACGCGGCCACGCTGGGTGCGAGCGCCCCGGTGCTCACGTCGCTGGCGATGTTCGGCATCGTCATCGTCGCGGGTTACCTGCTGTGGGCGATGCAGCGGACCCTCTTTGGCAGCTTCACGCTGGAGACCGACTACGAGGTCGGTCGGGCCGCGTTCCACGACGTGGCGCCGCTGGCCGTCTTGCTCCTGCTCGTCATCGCACTGGGTGTCGCTCCCGACCTCTCGCTGGACATGATACAACACGCTGTTGCCCCACTCACCGGAGGTGGTGCATAG
- a CDS encoding NuoI/complex I 23 kDa subunit family protein, producing the protein MIGIMKSMATTMKHALDGETFTVEYPDVAPEVSPRFRGVHKFSQERCIWCRQCENVCPNNTIQIVQDDQRNGEQYNLHIGQCIYCRLCEEVCPVDAILLTQNFEFTADTKDEFAYDKEQLKNVPWYKDIDPLESREPDRGAWIGEGDGEVDYQ; encoded by the coding sequence ATGATTGGCATCATGAAATCCATGGCGACGACGATGAAACACGCCCTCGACGGGGAGACGTTCACGGTGGAGTACCCTGACGTCGCCCCCGAGGTGAGCCCCCGCTTCCGCGGCGTCCACAAGTTCAGCCAGGAGCGGTGTATCTGGTGTCGGCAGTGCGAGAACGTCTGCCCGAACAACACCATCCAGATTGTCCAGGACGACCAGCGCAACGGCGAGCAGTACAACCTCCACATCGGCCAGTGTATCTACTGCCGACTGTGTGAGGAGGTCTGTCCCGTCGACGCTATCCTCCTGACCCAGAACTTCGAGTTCACCGCGGACACGAAAGACGAGTTCGCCTACGACAAGGAGCAACTCAAAAACGTCCCGTGGTACAAGGACATCGACCCGCTCGAATCACGGGAGCCCGACCGGGGCGCCTGGATCGGCGAGGGCGACGGCGAAGTGGACTACCAGTAA
- a CDS encoding response regulator, with protein sequence MSDSSGDPIHVLHVDDDPRLCELVELYLERDRSGLDCRVRTETSTTAAFDAIHSDGATFDCVVSDYRMPGMNGIEFLERVRETHPELPVLLFSGEETNEVAAEIINAGVTDYLRKGYGTEQYAMLGRRVRHAIDSDGQFDATRETELDGVGVVGPDGHYRDADESYADCYGYDPEEIPGKHWAELHPDEEVKHIRTHVWPVVRDGGRWSGHSEGLRADGTTFTESKKVTTLEDGRLRIAVSELDESDG encoded by the coding sequence ATGTCGGATTCGTCGGGCGACCCGATACACGTGCTCCACGTCGACGACGACCCGCGACTGTGTGAGCTCGTCGAACTGTATCTGGAACGGGACCGGAGCGGGCTCGACTGTCGCGTCAGGACCGAGACGTCCACGACAGCGGCGTTCGATGCCATCCACAGCGACGGCGCGACCTTCGACTGTGTCGTCTCCGACTACCGGATGCCGGGGATGAACGGTATCGAGTTCCTGGAACGCGTCCGCGAGACCCATCCCGAATTACCCGTCTTGCTGTTCTCGGGCGAGGAGACAAACGAGGTCGCCGCGGAGATTATCAACGCGGGAGTCACCGATTACCTCCGGAAGGGCTACGGCACAGAGCAGTACGCCATGCTCGGTCGCCGCGTCAGGCACGCTATTGATTCGGACGGACAGTTCGACGCGACGCGCGAGACCGAACTCGACGGTGTGGGGGTGGTCGGCCCCGACGGCCACTACCGGGACGCCGACGAGAGCTACGCCGATTGTTACGGCTACGACCCCGAGGAGATACCGGGCAAACACTGGGCCGAACTCCACCCCGACGAGGAAGTCAAACACATCCGCACACACGTCTGGCCCGTCGTCCGGGACGGGGGCAGATGGAGCGGCCACAGCGAGGGGCTCCGGGCGGACGGCACCACGTTCACAGAATCGAAGAAGGTGACGACCCTGGAGGACGGACGCCTCCGCATCGCCGTCTCGGAACTCGACGAGTCTGACGGGTGA
- a CDS encoding complex I subunit 1/NuoH family protein → MAPVSAPLPETLAELAGLDPNSVPVLVLMSLIGAAFIGSLMLTQTALVIWAKRKITAAFTDRIAINRVGPAGLLIIPADAVRLLSKELIVPDGVDRPAWDLAPLVIASSALLGFAVIPMGNGIHLADPEVGLAYVFATASIASVGLVMAGYASNNKYSFLGGLRAVAQNVAYEIPLILTGASVVIFAGSLQMSEIVAAQSQTLVGPIPSWYAFVNPFAFALFMIANLAEVGRNPFDIPEAPTEIVAGYQTEYSSVYFVLIYLGEFIHIFLGGAIIATIFLGGPAGPVLPGIVWFLIKIWGVFLFTQWARSAVPRVRIDQLIEIGWKGMLVLSLANLLLTAVIVGVIA, encoded by the coding sequence ATGGCGCCGGTGTCGGCACCGCTTCCCGAGACACTGGCCGAACTAGCTGGTCTGGACCCCAACAGCGTCCCCGTGTTGGTGCTGATGAGCCTCATCGGTGCCGCGTTCATCGGCAGCCTGATGCTGACCCAGACGGCCCTGGTGATCTGGGCGAAGCGGAAGATAACGGCCGCGTTCACCGACCGAATCGCCATCAATCGCGTCGGCCCGGCCGGCCTGCTCATCATCCCGGCCGACGCCGTCCGGCTCCTCTCGAAGGAGCTCATCGTTCCCGACGGCGTCGACCGCCCGGCCTGGGACCTGGCCCCGCTCGTCATCGCCAGCTCCGCGCTGCTCGGGTTCGCCGTCATCCCGATGGGCAACGGCATCCACCTGGCCGACCCCGAGGTCGGCCTCGCGTACGTCTTCGCGACGGCCTCTATCGCCTCTGTCGGGCTCGTGATGGCCGGCTACGCGTCGAACAACAAGTACTCGTTCCTCGGCGGGCTCCGCGCGGTCGCACAGAACGTTGCCTACGAGATTCCCCTGATTCTGACAGGGGCCTCCGTGGTCATCTTCGCCGGCTCGCTCCAGATGAGCGAGATTGTCGCGGCCCAGAGCCAGACGCTCGTCGGCCCGATTCCGTCGTGGTACGCTTTCGTCAACCCCTTTGCGTTCGCTCTGTTTATGATTGCGAACCTCGCCGAAGTGGGTCGTAACCCCTTCGACATCCCGGAGGCACCGACGGAGATTGTCGCCGGCTATCAGACCGAGTACTCCTCGGTGTATTTCGTCCTCATCTACCTGGGCGAGTTCATCCACATCTTCCTCGGTGGGGCCATTATCGCCACCATCTTCCTCGGGGGACCAGCCGGTCCGGTGCTGCCGGGCATCGTCTGGTTCCTCATCAAGATCTGGGGCGTCTTCCTCTTTACCCAGTGGGCGCGTTCGGCCGTCCCACGGGTGCGTATCGACCAGCTCATCGAGATCGGCTGGAAGGGGATGCTCGTGCTCTCGCTGGCGAACCTGCTGCTGACTGCGGTTATCGTCGGGGTGATCGCCTGA
- the nuoK gene encoding NADH-quinone oxidoreductase subunit NuoK, translated as MAVAAEYYLLLSAAIFCIGLFGVLTRRNALIFLMSVELMLNAANINFVAFSLQHGNLTGQVFALFGMAIAAAEVAVGIGIILVLYRNFSDVDVTKATTMRW; from the coding sequence ATGGCGGTCGCAGCCGAGTACTACCTGCTGCTGTCGGCAGCGATATTCTGTATCGGCCTGTTCGGTGTGCTGACACGCCGGAACGCGCTCATCTTCCTGATGTCGGTCGAGCTGATGCTCAACGCGGCCAACATCAACTTCGTCGCGTTCTCGCTCCAGCACGGCAACCTCACCGGACAGGTCTTTGCCCTGTTCGGGATGGCCATCGCGGCCGCAGAGGTGGCCGTCGGTATCGGCATCATCCTCGTTCTGTACCGCAACTTCAGTGACGTGGACGTAACCAAAGCGACGACGATGAGGTGGTAA
- a CDS encoding NADH-quinone oxidoreductase subunit N — MVDPTWLATAPALAFGAAALLLLLADSVDPDTTNTTVLGGIAVAGSLGSLAAAVYLLYGGVGIPTGEGGTGPAVLFGGQLVVDQMALFFMTIVASVTALVTLASMDYVREHAYQAEFYSLVLLSATGMSLLAAANSLATGFVAFELVSLPSYALVAFLKKNRGSVEAGLKYFLIGAVSSSVLAYGISLVYAATGVMRFDAVATAIQSGTVQTVVDGSVQAQSSGASVQMSILGVGIVMIIGGLAFKMAAVPFHFWAPEAYEGAPAPISAFLSSASKAAGFVIAFRAFAVAFPIGALAETGGAVDWFVVFQVLAIATMFIGNFAAATQETVKRMLAYSSVGHAGYVLIGLAALTGTGDGMSLSMSAGMAHLLVYGFMNTGAFLFIALAEYWGVGRRFEDYNGLGKQAPVACAAMTVFLFSLAGLPIGGGFFSKFYLFQATLNVSAWSLAAALVINSALSLFYYSRVVKAMWIEEPTGERTIDSYPTGLYTAIVAAAVITVLLIPGFGYVSEVAFRAVELL; from the coding sequence ATGGTCGACCCGACGTGGCTGGCTACCGCGCCCGCACTCGCCTTTGGCGCAGCGGCACTCCTACTGTTGCTGGCCGACAGCGTCGACCCGGATACGACGAACACCACTGTACTGGGCGGTATCGCCGTCGCCGGCTCGCTCGGTTCGCTGGCCGCTGCGGTGTACCTGCTGTACGGCGGCGTCGGCATCCCGACCGGTGAGGGCGGGACCGGTCCGGCCGTCCTCTTTGGCGGTCAGCTGGTCGTCGACCAGATGGCGCTGTTCTTCATGACCATCGTCGCGAGCGTCACTGCGCTGGTGACCCTCGCCAGCATGGACTACGTGCGCGAACACGCCTACCAGGCGGAGTTCTACTCGCTGGTCCTGCTGTCGGCGACCGGCATGAGCCTGCTCGCGGCCGCGAACAGTCTGGCGACTGGCTTCGTGGCTTTCGAGCTCGTCTCACTGCCCTCGTACGCCCTCGTGGCCTTCCTGAAGAAGAACCGCGGGAGCGTCGAGGCAGGGCTGAAGTACTTCCTGATCGGTGCGGTCTCGTCGTCGGTGCTGGCCTACGGTATCTCGCTGGTGTACGCCGCGACCGGTGTCATGCGATTCGACGCCGTCGCGACGGCCATCCAGTCGGGCACCGTCCAGACCGTCGTCGACGGGAGCGTCCAGGCACAGTCGAGTGGCGCCTCGGTCCAGATGTCCATCCTCGGTGTCGGTATCGTGATGATAATCGGCGGCCTCGCGTTCAAGATGGCCGCCGTCCCCTTCCACTTCTGGGCGCCGGAGGCCTACGAGGGCGCGCCCGCGCCGATCTCGGCGTTCCTCTCCTCGGCTTCCAAAGCTGCGGGCTTCGTGATCGCGTTCCGCGCTTTCGCCGTGGCCTTCCCGATCGGCGCGCTGGCCGAGACCGGCGGGGCGGTCGACTGGTTCGTCGTCTTCCAGGTGCTGGCCATCGCGACGATGTTCATCGGGAACTTCGCCGCCGCGACCCAGGAGACGGTCAAGCGGATGCTGGCCTACTCCTCGGTCGGCCACGCCGGCTACGTCCTCATCGGACTGGCCGCGCTGACCGGGACGGGCGACGGGATGTCGCTCTCGATGAGCGCCGGGATGGCCCACCTGCTGGTCTATGGCTTCATGAACACCGGTGCGTTCCTCTTTATCGCGCTGGCGGAGTACTGGGGCGTCGGCCGACGCTTCGAGGACTACAACGGCCTGGGCAAGCAGGCGCCCGTCGCCTGCGCGGCGATGACTGTCTTCCTGTTCAGTCTGGCCGGCCTGCCCATCGGCGGTGGGTTCTTCTCGAAGTTCTACCTGTTCCAGGCGACGCTGAACGTCAGCGCGTGGTCGCTCGCGGCCGCACTGGTCATCAACAGCGCCCTGTCGCTGTTCTACTACTCACGGGTCGTCAAGGCGATGTGGATAGAGGAGCCCACGGGCGAGCGGACCATCGATTCCTACCCGACGGGGCTGTACACCGCCATCGTCGCGGCGGCGGTCATCACTGTGCTCCTGATTCCCGGCTTCGGCTACGTCTCCGAGGTCGCCTTCCGGGCCGTCGAGCTACTGTAG
- a CDS encoding NADH-quinone oxidoreductase subunit J: MALYESIAFALFALVTVGSAAGVVLVRDVWHSALLLGVSLVSVAVFYVLNMAAFVATMQILVYVGGVLILITFAVMLTREDESVIEVTP; encoded by the coding sequence ATGGCACTGTACGAGTCAATCGCGTTCGCGCTGTTCGCTCTGGTGACAGTGGGCAGCGCGGCCGGCGTCGTGTTAGTTCGTGACGTCTGGCATTCGGCGCTGTTACTGGGCGTCTCGTTGGTCAGCGTCGCCGTGTTCTACGTGCTGAACATGGCGGCCTTTGTCGCAACGATGCAAATCCTCGTCTACGTGGGCGGTGTCCTCATCCTCATCACGTTCGCCGTGATGCTGACCCGAGAGGACGAATCCGTCATCGAGGTGACGCCATGA
- the nuoL gene encoding NADH-quinone oxidoreductase subunit L, whose product MAAFTYAPAIVLLPFVSFLVALFLGDRMPKGGALAGIAATGLSLALSIWVTLDVAGFVGSSTSYNEFVYTWVAGVDSIALRFGLLLDPLSALMLLIVTFISFLVHIFSLGYMNDEGETGLPRYYAGLGLFTASMLGFVVANNLLMAFIFFELVGLCSYLLIGFWFREDGPPSAAKKAFLVTRFGDYFFLIGVVGIIATFGTGLFAPIREGGQVVEQSFPALAEAAIVDGATAPIAMLDTVGMGPQAWFTVLGLLVLGGVIGKSAQFPLHTWLPDAMEGPTPVSALIHAATMVAAGVYLVARMYGFYAISPTALAVIALVGGFTALFAATMGVVKQELKQVLAYSTISQYGYMMLALGSGGYVAAVFHLTTHAVFKALLFLGAGSVIIAMHHNENMWDMGGLKDRMPVTYWTFLSGSLALAGIVPFAGFWSKDEVLYEALIHGFGSSNGLGPVYLLAYTFGLLAVFMTGFYTFRMVYLTFHGEPRTDIARDPVSVGWNVKGPLSVLGVLAATIGLINMKPVAELTGAPIDFLHAWVHGPDEGGWPAQLGTGLVRYEELLHDVGGVAAGYPLGETATLLASAAISLGLALAGLLAARSLYSGPEPVEHTDKLGGAKTILMHNYYQDEYQVWLATGLTYPVARAMDKFDQGVVDGVVNGVSSVSLFGGRRARRIQSGVVSNYATLLTLGLVLLLVVFGVAGGWF is encoded by the coding sequence ATGGCTGCATTCACATACGCTCCGGCAATCGTCCTGCTCCCGTTCGTATCGTTCCTCGTCGCCCTGTTCCTGGGCGACCGGATGCCCAAAGGCGGCGCCCTCGCCGGTATCGCGGCGACGGGACTGTCGCTGGCACTCTCGATCTGGGTCACGCTCGACGTCGCCGGCTTCGTCGGGTCGAGCACGTCCTACAACGAGTTCGTCTACACGTGGGTCGCGGGCGTGGACTCTATTGCGCTGCGCTTTGGCCTGCTGCTCGACCCGCTATCGGCGCTCATGCTGCTCATCGTCACCTTCATCTCCTTCCTGGTCCACATCTTCTCGCTGGGCTACATGAACGACGAGGGCGAGACTGGTCTCCCGCGGTACTACGCCGGTCTCGGCCTCTTCACGGCGAGTATGCTCGGCTTCGTCGTGGCCAACAACCTGCTGATGGCCTTCATCTTCTTCGAGCTGGTGGGCCTGTGTTCGTATCTGCTCATCGGCTTCTGGTTCCGTGAGGACGGCCCGCCCAGCGCCGCGAAGAAGGCGTTCCTGGTCACCCGATTCGGTGACTACTTCTTCCTCATCGGCGTCGTGGGCATCATCGCCACGTTCGGCACCGGCCTCTTTGCTCCCATCCGCGAGGGCGGCCAGGTCGTCGAACAGAGCTTCCCGGCGCTGGCCGAGGCGGCCATCGTCGACGGTGCCACCGCACCGATTGCCATGCTCGACACCGTCGGCATGGGCCCGCAGGCGTGGTTCACGGTCCTGGGGCTGCTCGTGCTGGGCGGGGTCATCGGGAAGTCCGCGCAGTTCCCGCTGCACACCTGGCTCCCCGACGCGATGGAAGGTCCGACGCCGGTCTCGGCGCTGATTCACGCGGCGACGATGGTCGCGGCCGGTGTCTACCTCGTCGCGCGGATGTACGGCTTCTACGCTATCTCGCCGACCGCGCTGGCGGTCATCGCGCTGGTCGGTGGCTTCACGGCCCTGTTCGCGGCGACGATGGGCGTCGTCAAACAGGAGCTCAAGCAGGTGCTGGCCTACTCTACCATCTCTCAGTACGGGTATATGATGCTCGCGCTGGGTTCGGGTGGCTACGTGGCCGCAGTCTTCCACCTGACGACCCACGCCGTCTTCAAGGCGCTGCTGTTCCTCGGTGCGGGGTCGGTCATCATCGCCATGCACCACAACGAGAATATGTGGGACATGGGCGGCCTGAAAGACCGGATGCCGGTGACCTACTGGACGTTCCTCTCGGGCTCGCTCGCACTGGCCGGTATCGTTCCGTTCGCTGGCTTCTGGTCCAAGGACGAGGTGCTATACGAGGCACTCATCCACGGGTTCGGTAGCTCGAACGGCCTCGGTCCGGTCTACCTGCTCGCGTACACGTTCGGGCTGCTGGCGGTCTTTATGACCGGCTTCTACACCTTCCGCATGGTGTATCTCACCTTCCACGGCGAGCCCCGGACCGATATCGCCCGTGACCCGGTCTCGGTCGGCTGGAACGTCAAGGGCCCCCTGTCGGTGCTTGGCGTGCTCGCCGCGACGATCGGCCTCATCAACATGAAGCCGGTCGCCGAACTCACCGGCGCACCCATCGACTTCCTGCACGCGTGGGTCCACGGCCCCGACGAGGGCGGCTGGCCCGCGCAGCTGGGGACCGGCCTCGTCCGCTACGAGGAGCTGCTCCACGACGTGGGCGGCGTCGCCGCGGGCTACCCGCTGGGGGAGACCGCGACGCTGCTTGCCTCGGCGGCTATCTCGCTCGGGCTCGCACTGGCGGGCCTGCTGGCCGCCCGCTCGCTGTACAGCGGGCCCGAGCCGGTCGAACACACGGACAAGCTGGGCGGTGCGAAGACCATACTCATGCACAACTACTACCAGGACGAGTATCAGGTGTGGCTCGCGACCGGGCTCACGTACCCGGTCGCCCGCGCGATGGACAAGTTCGACCAGGGCGTCGTCGACGGCGTCGTCAACGGCGTCTCCTCCGTGAGCCTCTTTGGCGGTCGCCGGGCCCGCCGCATCCAGTCCGGCGTCGTCAGCAACTACGCGACGCTGCTGACACTCGGGCTCGTGCTCTTGCTCGTCGTCTTCGGCGTCGCAGGGGGGTGGTTCTGA